ATCGCCCGAGTCGGCCACATTGCCCGAACTGAGGATCGCCTGACGTGGACGACGTTCTGCCCACCCCTTCCTCGGTGTCGTCCGGGGGCAGCACCCGGGTGCTGGTCATCGACGACAGCAACACCATCCGGCGCTCGGCCGAGATATTCCTCAAGCAGGGCGGCCACGAGGTGGTGCTGGCCGAGGATGGCTACGACGCCTTGGCCAAGGTCAGCGACAACACGCCCGACCTGATCTTCTGCGACATCCTGATGCCGCGCCTGGATGGCTACCAGACCTGCGCCATCATCAAGCGCAACCCGCGCTTTGCCCGCGTGCCGGTGATCATGCTGTCGTCCAAGGACGGGCTGTTCGACAAGGCGCGTGGCCGCATGGTCGGCTCGGAAGACTACCTGACCAAACCCTTCACCAAGGAACAGCTGCTGCGCGCGGTCGAGCAGTTCAGCCGGGCGGCCGCGGCCCCGGGCGGCGTCGAGCCGTCCGACCCCCCCAAACGCTGAGCGACTGCGCGGGCACGATCCGGGAGAATCATCCGATGCCAGTGCACAACATCCTGCTCGTCGACGACTCCAAGACCGAACTGCACGTTCTGTCGGAGATGCTGCGCCGCGAAGGTTTTCGCGTGCGCACCGCCGAGACCGGCGAAGAGGCGCTGCGGCGCCTGGCCGAAGAAAAGCCCGACCTGATCCTGATGGACGTGGTGATGCCGGGGCAGAACGGCTTCCAGCTCACCCGCACGATCACGCGCGATCCGCGTTATGCCGGCATGCCGGTGATCATGTGCACCAGCAAGAACCAGGAGACCGACCGGGTCTGGGGCCTGCGCCAGGGTGCCAAGGACTACGTGGTCAAGCCGGTCAAGGCCGAAGAGCTGCTGGCCAAGATCCGCCAGTTCGACTGACCCACGCCCACCCCGGAACCCACACCCGACATGGCCAACAAGGATGCGCTGCGCGCTTTGCAGACCCGCCTCGCCGAGCGCATGCAGCAGGTGCGCAGCGAGCAGCCCGGCGTTTCGTGGCTGGCGGTCGATTGCGGCGGCCAGGGCCTGCTGTTTCCGCTGAAGGAGGCTGGCGAGATCTTCGACACCGGCACCATGGTGGCGGTGCCGCACACCCAGCCCTGGTTCAGCGGCGTGGTCAACCTGCGTGGCGGTGTGTGCTCGGTGGTCGACATGGCCTCGTTCCTGGGGCTGCGCGAGGCCGGTGGCCCCTTGCCCGAACATGCACGGCTGGTGGCCTTCAATGCCGCGCTGAACGTCAACGGCGCGCTGCTGGTGGATCGGCTGGAGGGCTTGCGTCACGCGGCCGACATGCAGGCCACCGAAGAAACTGATGACAATGCATCGCGCCCGGCCTTTGCGCCGGCGCGTTGGCGCGATGCAGCCGGACGCGAGTGGCAGGAGATCAGCCTGGCCGGTCTGGCGCACGAGCCGCAATTTCTGGCCATCGCTGGCTGACAAGACAAGCCGGGCGAGCGCTGGCCGCCGCCCAGGTGAGCCGCGCCGCGGCCGAGCAAGTAGGGAAAGGGATGTAATGGGCTTCCTGGACAAACTCAAGGGCAACCGGCGCGGTGACGAGGCGGGGGGTGCCAACGCGCCAGCCAACTTCGACGAGCTGCAGGCGGCGATGGACGCTGGCCAGGTGCCCGCGGGACGCGCTGCCGAGCCGGGCGATTCGGTGCTCGAGGCGCCCTCGGTGGCCTCGACCCTGGTGCCGGCCGAGACCGACAGCGCCATCATCTCGGAGATGCCCCCGTCCGACGCCCGTGGCGATTTCAGCGATTCGCGTCAGAACCTGGCCGCCGTGGCCGGTGCCGGCGCGGCCGCCGCGGGCCTGCCGCTGATCGGCCAGCGCCCGGTGGCCGAGCAGCAGCGCATCCTGGCCATCGTGCTGGGCGTGGGCTTGCTGC
This portion of the Aquabacterium sp. OR-4 genome encodes:
- a CDS encoding chemotaxis protein CheW, which produces MANKDALRALQTRLAERMQQVRSEQPGVSWLAVDCGGQGLLFPLKEAGEIFDTGTMVAVPHTQPWFSGVVNLRGGVCSVVDMASFLGLREAGGPLPEHARLVAFNAALNVNGALLVDRLEGLRHAADMQATEETDDNASRPAFAPARWRDAAGREWQEISLAGLAHEPQFLAIAG
- a CDS encoding response regulator, with the protein product MDDVLPTPSSVSSGGSTRVLVIDDSNTIRRSAEIFLKQGGHEVVLAEDGYDALAKVSDNTPDLIFCDILMPRLDGYQTCAIIKRNPRFARVPVIMLSSKDGLFDKARGRMVGSEDYLTKPFTKEQLLRAVEQFSRAAAAPGGVEPSDPPKR
- a CDS encoding response regulator, which translates into the protein MPVHNILLVDDSKTELHVLSEMLRREGFRVRTAETGEEALRRLAEEKPDLILMDVVMPGQNGFQLTRTITRDPRYAGMPVIMCTSKNQETDRVWGLRQGAKDYVVKPVKAEELLAKIRQFD